In Chloroflexota bacterium, a genomic segment contains:
- the purH gene encoding bifunctional phosphoribosylaminoimidazolecarboxamide formyltransferase/IMP cyclohydrolase produces MTYRALISVHDKTGLVDFAHALCTLGWELIASGGTAKAIAGAGLPVTTVEAFTRSPEILDGRVKTLHPAVHGGILARGEQDAADLTRVNSAPIDLVAVNLYPFEETVAKPGVTEPDAVEQIDIGGVALLRAAAKNFARVTVVCEPGDYGAIVDELRAGGTTTAQTRRRLAQKAFAHTAHYDSAIQAWLRGDGSLDLRLVAPVRLRYGENPHQQAELFAYRAGEGPLGGTFLQGKELSYNNILDLDAAWRGAVMFSDPGIVIVKHLSPCGIATGATTAEAFAGALASDPISAYGGVIASNRAIDADTVRAMGDLFVECIAAPNFTAEARELLAKRKNCRLLSMPNLAIDPLHEWRSVNRGILRQTIDRGDPAGAEWKVVSERQPTAHEMRTLRFAWVACQHVKSNSIVLAQGTATVGIGGGQPNRVDCVKIAVERAGARAKGSVMASDAFFPFEDSVQLAALAGVTAVAHPGGSKRDADSITAANKAGMAMVVTGARHFRH; encoded by the coding sequence ATGACCTACCGAGCACTTATTTCCGTCCACGACAAAACCGGCCTCGTCGATTTCGCCCACGCGCTGTGCACACTGGGCTGGGAACTGATCGCCAGCGGCGGCACCGCTAAAGCGATTGCTGGCGCCGGCCTGCCGGTCACGACCGTCGAGGCGTTCACCCGTTCGCCCGAGATCCTCGACGGGCGAGTGAAGACGCTGCATCCCGCCGTGCACGGCGGCATCCTGGCGCGCGGCGAGCAGGACGCGGCCGACCTGACGCGCGTCAACAGCGCGCCGATCGACCTGGTCGCCGTCAACCTGTACCCGTTCGAGGAGACCGTCGCCAAACCGGGCGTAACCGAACCCGACGCGGTCGAGCAGATCGACATCGGCGGCGTGGCGCTGCTGCGCGCGGCCGCCAAGAACTTCGCGCGCGTCACCGTCGTCTGCGAGCCGGGCGATTACGGCGCCATCGTCGACGAGCTGCGCGCCGGCGGCACGACGACCGCGCAGACGCGCCGGCGGCTCGCGCAGAAGGCGTTCGCGCACACCGCGCACTACGACAGCGCCATCCAGGCGTGGCTGCGCGGCGACGGCTCGCTCGACCTGCGGCTCGTCGCGCCGGTGAGGCTGCGCTACGGCGAGAACCCGCACCAGCAGGCCGAACTGTTCGCGTACCGCGCCGGCGAGGGACCGCTCGGCGGCACGTTCCTGCAGGGCAAAGAACTATCGTACAACAATATCCTCGACCTCGACGCCGCGTGGCGCGGCGCGGTTATGTTCAGCGACCCGGGCATCGTGATCGTCAAGCACCTCTCGCCGTGCGGCATCGCCACCGGCGCGACGACGGCCGAGGCGTTCGCCGGCGCGCTGGCGTCCGACCCGATCTCAGCCTATGGCGGCGTGATTGCCTCCAACCGCGCCATCGACGCCGACACCGTGCGCGCGATGGGCGACCTGTTCGTCGAATGCATCGCCGCGCCCAACTTCACCGCCGAAGCGCGCGAACTGCTCGCGAAACGCAAGAACTGCCGCCTGCTGTCGATGCCCAACCTGGCGATCGACCCGCTGCACGAGTGGCGCTCGGTCAATCGCGGCATCCTGCGGCAGACGATCGACCGCGGCGACCCGGCCGGCGCGGAGTGGAAGGTCGTCAGCGAGCGGCAGCCGACCGCCCATGAGATGCGCACCTTGCGCTTCGCCTGGGTCGCCTGCCAGCATGTGAAATCCAACTCGATCGTGCTGGCGCAGGGCACCGCCACGGTCGGCATCGGCGGCGGCCAACCGAACCGCGTAGACTGCGTGAAGATCGCCGTCGAGCGCGCGGGCGCGAGGGCGAAAGGCTCGGTCATGGCGTCCGACGCGTTCTTCCCGTTCGAAGACAGCGTGCAGTTGGCCGCACTGGCGGGCGTGACGGCGGTCGCGCACCCAGGCGGCTCGAAGCGCGATGCCGACTCGATCACCGCAGCGAACAAGGCGGGCATGGCGATGGTCGTCACCGGCGCGCGGCATTTCCGGCATTAG
- a CDS encoding acyl-CoA dehydrogenase family protein, with the protein MISFELSEEQHLLVETVTKFADNEMRKAARDADEAGQLPPALIDTGWTLGLTPSNIPEAYGGFGDHSALNLVLGYEALGYGDLSAALAITAPAAPAFAILLCGTEEQKTHYLPFFTGDDFYPTAAAALIEPRPLFDPRDLKTTAVADSDHYVLNGEKCLVPLADESRLFVVYANDGFRTQGFIVEKNTAGLSVGARESNLGLRALPTFALELKDVRVPKAARLGGEAGCDITRILNHSKVALAAMAVGVAKGAYEHSREYAKQRETFGAPIATRQAVAFMLAEMAMEIDGVRLMVWEAAWRLDKGLPADRECYLAKATADDLAYKVTDNAVQVLGGHGYIRDNPEEMWLRNARGFVTIEGLTLA; encoded by the coding sequence ATGATCTCCTTTGAACTCTCCGAAGAGCAGCACCTGCTGGTCGAAACCGTCACCAAGTTTGCCGACAACGAGATGCGCAAGGCGGCGCGCGATGCCGACGAAGCGGGCCAACTGCCGCCCGCGCTGATCGACACCGGCTGGACGCTCGGCCTGACGCCGAGCAACATCCCGGAGGCGTACGGCGGATTCGGCGACCATTCTGCGCTGAACCTGGTGCTCGGCTACGAGGCGCTCGGCTATGGCGACCTGTCGGCCGCGCTGGCGATCACCGCGCCGGCCGCCCCCGCTTTCGCCATCCTGCTGTGCGGCACCGAGGAGCAGAAAACGCACTACCTGCCGTTCTTCACCGGCGACGATTTCTACCCCACCGCCGCGGCCGCGCTGATCGAGCCGCGCCCGTTGTTCGACCCGCGCGACCTCAAGACGACGGCCGTCGCCGACAGCGACCACTACGTGCTGAACGGCGAGAAGTGCCTGGTACCGCTGGCCGACGAGTCGCGCCTGTTCGTCGTGTACGCGAACGACGGCTTCCGCACGCAGGGCTTCATCGTCGAGAAAAACACCGCCGGGCTGTCGGTCGGCGCGCGCGAGAGTAACCTCGGCCTGCGCGCTCTGCCCACCTTCGCGCTGGAACTGAAGGACGTGCGCGTACCGAAAGCGGCGCGGCTCGGCGGCGAAGCCGGCTGCGACATCACGCGCATCTTGAACCACTCCAAAGTCGCGCTCGCCGCGATGGCTGTCGGCGTCGCCAAGGGCGCGTACGAGCACTCGCGCGAATACGCCAAGCAGCGCGAGACGTTCGGCGCGCCGATCGCCACCCGCCAGGCGGTCGCCTTCATGTTGGCCGAAATGGCGATGGAGATCGATGGCGTGCGACTGATGGTCTGGGAAGCGGCCTGGCGGCTCGACAAAGGACTGCCGGCCGACCGCGAGTGCTATCTGGCCAAGGCGACCGCCGACGACCTGGCGTACAAAGTCACCGACAACGCCGTGCAAGTGCTCGGCGGGCATGGCTACATCCGGGACAACCCGGAAGAGATGTGGCTGCGCAACGCGCGCGGCTTCGTGACGATCGAAGGGCTGACGCTGGCCTAG
- a CDS encoding enoyl-CoA hydratase/isomerase family protein, protein MTHEMILTEKRGKRVAVVTLNRPDSLNAMHPVMLSELYDQVRAWDKDPSVGAIVVTGAGKGFCAGADVSGWARNTGPGTPERTPVSYEDWLEIVSTGKPVIAAINGAAVGWGLTMALVCDVRIASNAARLSARFLRAGVTPELCSSVTLQRIVGWGHAMEMMLTARLYSAEESLKIGLVTHVVPHDTLIDEAVKLADEIAFNPTDGLYVVKQLMWATLHDNDLAAARARERREFANAMKRPAFKEATAAFMEKRLPDFHKDGMD, encoded by the coding sequence ATGACGCACGAGATGATTCTCACAGAGAAGCGCGGCAAGCGGGTCGCGGTCGTGACGTTGAACCGGCCGGACTCGCTCAATGCGATGCACCCGGTGATGCTGAGCGAGCTGTACGACCAGGTGCGCGCATGGGACAAAGACCCGTCGGTCGGCGCGATCGTCGTCACCGGCGCGGGCAAGGGGTTCTGCGCCGGCGCCGATGTGTCGGGCTGGGCGCGCAACACCGGCCCCGGCACGCCTGAGCGCACGCCCGTCTCGTATGAAGACTGGCTGGAGATCGTCTCCACAGGCAAGCCGGTCATCGCCGCCATCAATGGCGCAGCGGTCGGCTGGGGACTGACGATGGCGCTCGTCTGCGACGTGCGCATCGCGTCCAACGCGGCGCGACTGTCGGCGCGCTTCCTGCGCGCGGGCGTCACGCCGGAGTTGTGCTCCTCCGTCACCCTGCAGCGCATCGTCGGCTGGGGCCACGCGATGGAGATGATGCTGACGGCGCGGCTGTACTCCGCCGAGGAGTCGCTCAAAATCGGCCTGGTGACGCACGTCGTGCCGCACGACACGCTGATCGACGAGGCGGTGAAACTGGCCGACGAGATCGCCTTCAACCCGACGGATGGGCTGTATGTTGTCAAGCAACTGATGTGGGCGACCCTCCACGACAACGATCTGGCCGCGGCGCGCGCCCGCGAGCGGCGCGAGTTCGCGAACGCCATGAAACGCCCGGCGTTCAAAGAAGCGACGGCCGCATTCATGGAAAAGCGCCTGCCCGACTTCCACAAGGATGGCATGGACTAA
- a CDS encoding acyl-CoA dehydrogenase family protein gives MIDFETPESIQQQVQMLRYVAENMIRPISREFDEKEHEKPTELFNFMWETLKQQNLASYERQRKRAAEAAESGDKPRRASNASMATIHTIETMAWGDVGIYLSVPNSGLGGAAVEAAGTPAQKERFLKRFSEGEPKWGAMAITEAGAGSDTAAIKTRAVHDPATNEWVLNGEKIFCTSGWMAGEKSKGFVVIWATIDPSAGRAGIKSFIVDAGTPGMKIVKLEKKLGIRASDTATILLQDCRIPYDNMLGTAEVGQKQTTEGYKGVLMTFDATRPAVAASAIGVARAALEMWREELEKVGVQIRYDKPKHLLTAMERDYLECEAQLQEAWLLTKRAAWMSDNRVSNSAEASMCKVKGGMAGVYISAKAVEWLGPLGFSKKLLIEKFFRDSKIGELYEGTRQINLLIIARRILGFSSSQLR, from the coding sequence ATGATCGACTTTGAAACGCCCGAATCGATCCAGCAGCAGGTGCAGATGCTCCGTTATGTGGCGGAGAACATGATCCGCCCGATCTCGCGCGAATTCGACGAGAAAGAGCACGAGAAGCCGACGGAGTTGTTCAACTTCATGTGGGAGACGCTCAAGCAGCAGAACCTCGCGTCGTACGAGCGCCAGCGTAAGCGCGCGGCCGAGGCCGCCGAGTCCGGCGACAAGCCGCGCCGCGCCAGCAACGCCAGCATGGCGACCATCCACACGATCGAGACGATGGCGTGGGGCGATGTCGGCATCTACCTGTCGGTGCCGAACTCGGGCCTCGGCGGCGCGGCGGTCGAAGCGGCCGGCACGCCGGCGCAGAAGGAGCGTTTCCTCAAGCGCTTTTCGGAAGGCGAACCGAAGTGGGGCGCCATGGCGATCACCGAGGCCGGCGCCGGCTCCGACACCGCGGCCATCAAGACGCGCGCCGTGCACGACCCGGCGACCAACGAGTGGGTGCTGAACGGCGAGAAGATCTTCTGCACCTCCGGCTGGATGGCCGGCGAGAAGTCCAAAGGCTTCGTGGTCATCTGGGCGACGATCGACCCGTCGGCGGGGCGCGCGGGCATCAAGTCGTTCATCGTGGATGCGGGCACGCCGGGCATGAAAATCGTCAAGCTCGAGAAGAAGCTCGGCATCCGCGCCAGCGACACCGCCACCATCCTCCTGCAGGACTGCCGTATCCCGTACGACAACATGCTCGGCACGGCCGAGGTCGGGCAGAAGCAGACGACCGAAGGCTACAAGGGTGTGCTGATGACGTTCGACGCCACGCGCCCGGCGGTGGCGGCCAGCGCGATCGGCGTGGCGCGCGCCGCGCTCGAAATGTGGCGCGAAGAACTAGAAAAGGTCGGCGTCCAGATCCGCTACGACAAGCCGAAGCACCTGCTGACGGCGATGGAGCGCGACTACCTCGAGTGCGAGGCGCAACTGCAGGAAGCGTGGCTGCTGACCAAGCGCGCCGCGTGGATGAGCGATAACCGCGTCTCGAACAGCGCCGAAGCGTCGATGTGCAAGGTCAAGGGCGGCATGGCGGGCGTCTACATCAGCGCGAAGGCCGTCGAGTGGCTGGGGCCGCTCGGCTTCTCGAAAAAGCTGCTGATCGAGAAGTTCTTCCGCGACAGCAAGATCGGCGAGTTGTACGAGGGTACGCGCCAGATCAACCTGTTGATTATCGCGCGGCGCATCCTCGGCTTCAGCAGTTCGCAATTGCGCTAA
- a CDS encoding methylated-DNA--[protein]-cysteine S-methyltransferase → MPKTNQRAAPAIDEQPVRDVPGATAYYRSKIGVLRISGGPDGIAAIDFLDAEPAHSNAPAIDSVREAVEQLDEYFHRQRRTFTFKLDLHGTPFQRRVWHELLTIPFGRTRTYIDIALVIGTRKQLRAVGQANGRNPLPIIVPCHRVIGSNGKLTGYGGGLWRKAWLLDFESNAQQLRLL, encoded by the coding sequence ATGCCAAAGACGAACCAGCGCGCAGCGCCAGCCATCGACGAGCAGCCGGTCCGGGACGTCCCGGGCGCGACGGCTTACTACCGCTCGAAGATCGGCGTCTTGAGAATCAGCGGCGGCCCCGACGGCATCGCGGCGATTGACTTTCTGGACGCCGAGCCGGCGCATTCGAACGCGCCGGCGATCGACAGCGTGCGCGAGGCGGTCGAGCAACTGGACGAGTACTTCCACCGCCAGCGCCGCACCTTCACGTTCAAGCTCGACCTGCACGGCACACCGTTCCAGCGGCGCGTCTGGCACGAGCTGCTGACCATCCCGTTCGGCCGCACCCGCACGTACATCGACATTGCGCTCGTGATCGGCACGCGCAAGCAGTTGCGCGCGGTCGGGCAGGCCAACGGACGCAACCCGCTGCCGATCATCGTCCCGTGCCACCGGGTCATCGGCTCCAACGGCAAACTGACCGGCTACGGCGGCGGCCTGTGGCGCAAAGCCTGGCTACTCGACTTCGAGAGCAACGCGCAGCAGTTGCGGCTGCTTTAA
- a CDS encoding S8 family serine peptidase, which yields MKKIVLSLLALAILALSGLASPAVQAANDDAYIVVYKDGIADDGDARTTRHEREQGFAAEHRYGSVLKGFAAHLNARQLETLRGDPDVAFISRDGVVRAIGMVPVAAGDSVPTGVRRIGAGTTTTVHQASNANVAVIDTGVDLTHPDLNAVSGKNCVRTNRNANDDNGHGSHVAGTIAAKNNGSGVVGVAPGTKIYAVKVLNAQGSGTWSQVICGIDWVAANAATLNIKVANMSLGGGGSNDNNCGNSNNDAMHKAICNATAKGVTFVVAAGNSATNLSTSVPAAYSEALTVSAVSDSDGQAGGVGGAPTCRTGELDDKYATFSNYAVAGADQNHVVAAPGVCIRSTWKSGGYNTISGTSMATPHVTGVVALCIGNGGTAGACNGKTPAQIIQQIRADAQASASVTNGFNGDPLHPVAGKYFGYMVYAGGY from the coding sequence ATGAAGAAGATCGTACTGTCATTGCTGGCGCTGGCAATTCTGGCGCTCAGCGGCCTCGCCAGCCCGGCCGTGCAGGCGGCCAACGACGACGCCTACATCGTGGTATACAAAGACGGGATCGCCGACGATGGCGATGCGCGCACCACCCGGCATGAGCGCGAGCAGGGCTTTGCGGCCGAGCACCGCTATGGCAGCGTGCTCAAAGGCTTTGCGGCGCACCTGAACGCGCGGCAACTGGAAACGCTGCGTGGTGATCCCGACGTGGCGTTCATCAGCCGCGACGGCGTAGTCCGGGCCATCGGCATGGTGCCGGTCGCCGCGGGCGACAGCGTCCCCACCGGCGTGCGGCGCATCGGCGCGGGCACGACGACGACCGTCCACCAGGCCAGCAACGCCAACGTGGCCGTCATCGACACCGGCGTGGACCTGACCCACCCGGACCTCAATGCGGTCAGCGGCAAGAACTGCGTGCGCACGAACAGAAATGCGAATGATGATAACGGCCACGGCAGCCATGTCGCCGGCACAATCGCCGCAAAGAACAACGGCTCCGGCGTGGTCGGCGTCGCTCCTGGCACAAAGATCTATGCCGTCAAGGTGCTGAACGCGCAGGGCAGCGGCACCTGGTCGCAGGTTATCTGCGGCATCGACTGGGTGGCGGCCAACGCGGCCACGCTGAACATCAAAGTCGCCAACATGAGCCTCGGCGGCGGCGGTTCTAACGATAACAACTGCGGCAACAGTAACAACGACGCCATGCACAAAGCGATCTGCAACGCGACCGCCAAGGGCGTCACGTTCGTGGTCGCCGCGGGCAACAGCGCGACGAACCTGTCAACCAGCGTGCCCGCCGCGTATTCCGAAGCGCTGACCGTCAGCGCCGTATCCGACAGCGACGGCCAGGCAGGCGGCGTCGGCGGCGCGCCAACCTGCCGCACCGGCGAGCTCGACGACAAGTACGCGACGTTCTCCAACTATGCCGTCGCGGGTGCCGACCAGAATCATGTCGTCGCGGCACCCGGCGTTTGCATCCGGTCGACCTGGAAGAGCGGCGGCTACAACACGATCTCCGGCACCAGCATGGCCACCCCGCACGTGACCGGCGTGGTCGCGCTCTGCATCGGCAATGGCGGCACGGCAGGCGCATGCAACGGCAAGACGCCGGCGCAGATCATCCAGCAGATTCGCGCCGACGCGCAGGCATCCGCCTCGGTGACCAACGGATTCAACGGCGATCCGCTGCACCCGGTGGCGGGCAAGTACTTCGGCTACATGGTGTACGCCGGCGGTTATTAG
- a CDS encoding S9 family peptidase, with product MPKRPITIEDLAQIKGVGDPRISPDGARVLYTVKIGDVDKNKYYSHLWTIPTAGGNARQFTFGEVSDTSPRWSPEGGTIAFIRNKDRRTQIWLAALDGGEPRALTNLPEGAIGDLRWSPGGVKLAFTFRPAASGWTRDAAKQREENGKSKPPRVIARVTYRLDGAGFQDERQHVWVCDVASGAAKAITTGDFDNGSPAWSPTGDLIAFASARGADALRNRFRNDIYTVPARGGAARKVAAYDGSKSQLEWSPDGQWIACFGSESGEIGWRPKNTRLFIVAARGGASGRWRCLSAELDRSVGDHSMGDVREGGNTNPIWSPDGKQIFVTVSDSGNDHIYAADVASGTLTRLHGGAGSVSGLSADQAVRSFAILHSDPSHPGEVFAGALKGVGRKLQMAVRPLTHANREWLASVEVSKPREFWLTQADGTKVQGWVIPPPSFNPKKQYPAVVYVHGGPHGQYANTFFHEMQAHAARGYVVLMSNPRGSNGRDEEYGACIHRDWGNLDYADVMSVADYGAALPYVDADRMAIAGGSYGGFMTNWAVGHTRRFRCAITDRSICNWMSMVGTTDMAMPPEGLWPGSPVGDEIDLGWQLSPLRYVQNVRTPMLVIHSEGDLRCPIAQSEEWFTALKFLKQEAVFVRYPVETSHGMSRGGPIDLRFDRLQRIGDWLDKYLKPKRR from the coding sequence ATGCCTAAACGACCGATAACGATTGAAGACCTCGCCCAGATCAAAGGCGTCGGCGACCCGCGCATATCGCCCGACGGCGCGCGCGTGCTCTACACCGTCAAGATCGGCGATGTGGACAAGAACAAGTACTATAGCCACCTGTGGACGATCCCCACGGCGGGTGGCAACGCGCGCCAGTTCACTTTCGGCGAGGTGAGCGACACGTCGCCGCGCTGGTCGCCCGAGGGCGGCACGATCGCATTTATCCGCAACAAAGACCGCCGCACGCAGATATGGCTAGCCGCGCTCGACGGCGGTGAGCCGCGCGCGCTCACGAACCTGCCCGAGGGCGCCATCGGCGACCTGCGCTGGTCGCCCGGCGGTGTGAAGCTGGCGTTCACCTTCCGTCCAGCCGCTTCGGGCTGGACGCGCGATGCGGCCAAGCAGCGCGAGGAGAACGGCAAGTCAAAGCCGCCGCGCGTCATCGCGCGCGTGACGTACCGGCTCGACGGCGCCGGCTTCCAGGACGAGCGCCAGCACGTCTGGGTCTGCGACGTCGCCAGCGGCGCGGCCAAGGCGATCACCACCGGCGACTTCGACAACGGCAGCCCCGCATGGTCGCCCACGGGCGATCTGATCGCGTTCGCGTCGGCGCGCGGCGCCGACGCGCTGCGCAACCGCTTCCGCAACGACATCTACACGGTGCCGGCGCGCGGCGGTGCGGCTCGCAAGGTGGCGGCGTACGACGGCTCGAAGTCGCAGTTGGAGTGGTCGCCGGACGGCCAGTGGATCGCCTGCTTCGGCAGCGAGTCGGGCGAAATCGGCTGGCGGCCCAAGAACACGCGGCTGTTCATCGTCGCGGCACGCGGCGGCGCCAGTGGGCGCTGGCGCTGCCTGAGCGCGGAGCTCGACCGCTCGGTCGGCGATCATTCGATGGGCGACGTGCGCGAAGGCGGCAACACGAATCCGATCTGGTCACCGGACGGCAAGCAGATCTTCGTCACCGTGTCCGATTCCGGCAACGACCATATCTACGCGGCCGATGTGGCGAGCGGCACGCTGACACGGCTGCACGGCGGCGCCGGCAGCGTGTCCGGCCTGAGCGCCGACCAGGCCGTGCGCTCGTTCGCCATCCTGCACAGCGACCCGTCGCACCCCGGCGAGGTGTTCGCCGGCGCGCTGAAGGGCGTTGGCCGCAAGCTGCAAATGGCCGTGCGCCCGTTGACCCACGCCAACCGCGAATGGCTGGCGAGCGTGGAGGTCAGCAAACCGCGCGAGTTCTGGCTGACGCAAGCGGACGGCACGAAGGTGCAGGGCTGGGTCATCCCGCCGCCGAGCTTCAACCCGAAGAAGCAGTACCCGGCAGTCGTGTACGTGCACGGCGGCCCGCACGGGCAATACGCTAACACGTTCTTCCATGAGATGCAGGCGCACGCGGCGCGCGGCTACGTGGTCCTGATGAGCAACCCGCGCGGCAGCAACGGTCGCGATGAGGAGTACGGCGCGTGCATCCACCGCGACTGGGGCAACCTGGACTACGCCGACGTGATGTCCGTGGCCGACTACGGCGCGGCCCTGCCCTACGTCGACGCCGACCGCATGGCGATCGCGGGCGGCTCGTACGGCGGCTTCATGACCAACTGGGCCGTCGGCCACACCCGCCGCTTCCGCTGCGCCATCACCGACCGCTCGATCTGCAACTGGATGAGCATGGTCGGCACAACTGACATGGCGATGCCGCCGGAAGGATTGTGGCCCGGCAGCCCGGTCGGCGACGAGATCGACCTCGGCTGGCAGTTGTCGCCGCTGCGCTACGTGCAGAACGTGCGCACGCCGATGCTGGTCATCCACAGCGAGGGCGACCTGCGCTGCCCGATCGCGCAGTCCGAAGAGTGGTTCACCGCGCTGAAGTTCCTGAAGCAGGAAGCAGTCTTCGTGCGCTATCCGGTCGAGACGAGCCACGGCATGAGCCGCGGCGGTCCGATCGACCTGCGCTTCGACCGCCTGCAGCGCATCGGCGACTGGCTGGACAAGTACCTGAAGCCGAAGCGGAGGTAG
- a CDS encoding MOSC domain-containing protein: protein MSHTGRIFQINVSPAGGVPKQAVRSAAIDMHGIAGNAVANKEKHGGPTAAICLYALERILALQGEGHPLFPGSAGENITITGLDWDAIVPGTRLQLGDCVLVEITRYTSPCQTIAGSFRDGDFNRISQKTHAGWSRVYAQVLTGGAITTGDPIAVR from the coding sequence ATGAGCCACACGGGCCGCATCTTTCAGATCAATGTGTCGCCGGCCGGCGGCGTGCCGAAGCAGGCGGTGCGCAGCGCGGCGATCGACATGCACGGCATCGCCGGCAACGCCGTCGCCAACAAAGAGAAGCACGGTGGACCGACCGCAGCGATCTGCCTGTACGCGCTTGAGCGCATCCTGGCCCTGCAAGGCGAAGGGCATCCACTCTTCCCCGGCTCGGCCGGCGAGAACATCACCATCACCGGTCTCGATTGGGATGCGATCGTGCCCGGCACGCGCCTGCAACTCGGCGACTGCGTGCTGGTCGAAATCACCCGCTACACCTCGCCCTGCCAGACCATCGCCGGGTCGTTCCGGGACGGCGACTTCAACCGTATCTCGCAAAAGACGCACGCGGGCTGGTCGCGCGTGTACGCGCAGGTGCTGACCGGCGGCGCCATCACGACCGGCGACCCGATCGCCGTCCGCTAG